From Scytonema millei VB511283, the proteins below share one genomic window:
- a CDS encoding DUF790 family protein, protein MLPTDLLMHRQNGEEITPKRLKIDKHNLEIATDIITTFQENLGNIQAELDRQLQELEGDSPDYRLKRGLAYLLRSGFCEFEIVSPLEPPMLRERVFALAAQSAPSPQQSHQVLEQLALQLSRELDKEVFPEQIRTGLYADLVENRIMTRFEPPTPEALLHRYNLSQVQGVFYRASHLTLNAHRNVPGEYKLLFRYLKLFQLMAYIEGDADHGFTITVDGPASLFNPSTRYGLAIAKLIPALLHVTKWSLSAILQTRDFYTNNWKTGRFTLNSECGLVSHYPPGKPYDSMLEAAFVERWNATKTEWVLEREVDLIPIPGSVMIPDFRLVHPDGRVFLLEIVGYWRPEYLQKKFSQVRRAQSENLILAISERLNLEKAGVKMNDVPARIVWFKDKLLPRDVLKAMD, encoded by the coding sequence ATGCTCCCAACCGACTTACTCATGCACCGCCAAAACGGGGAAGAAATCACCCCAAAGCGACTCAAAATAGACAAACACAACCTAGAAATCGCCACTGATATTATTACCACGTTCCAAGAAAATCTCGGTAACATCCAAGCAGAACTCGACCGACAACTACAAGAACTGGAAGGAGACAGCCCCGATTATCGCCTTAAACGCGGCTTGGCATATCTCCTGCGCAGTGGCTTTTGTGAATTTGAAATTGTCAGCCCCCTAGAACCACCAATGCTGCGCGAACGAGTCTTCGCTCTTGCAGCACAATCGGCTCCCAGTCCCCAGCAGAGCCACCAAGTATTGGAACAGTTAGCATTACAACTCAGCCGCGAATTAGACAAAGAAGTCTTCCCCGAACAAATTCGCACGGGTTTGTATGCAGACTTAGTAGAAAACCGCATCATGACACGGTTCGAGCCGCCAACGCCAGAAGCTCTACTACACCGTTACAATTTATCTCAAGTTCAAGGGGTATTTTATCGTGCCAGCCACCTGACTCTCAATGCTCATCGCAACGTCCCAGGAGAATACAAGCTGTTATTTCGCTATCTCAAATTATTTCAATTGATGGCATATATCGAAGGAGATGCCGACCACGGATTTACAATTACGGTTGATGGTCCAGCAAGTTTATTTAATCCTAGTACGAGATATGGACTAGCGATCGCCAAACTTATTCCGGCTTTACTTCACGTCACGAAATGGAGTTTGAGCGCAATTTTACAAACCCGCGATTTCTATACTAATAACTGGAAAACAGGACGATTCACGCTAAATTCTGAGTGCGGTTTAGTCTCTCATTATCCGCCAGGTAAACCTTATGACAGTATGCTAGAAGCAGCTTTTGTCGAGCGTTGGAATGCCACAAAAACCGAATGGGTACTAGAGCGAGAAGTCGATTTAATTCCAATTCCTGGTAGCGTCATGATTCCCGATTTTCGTTTGGTACATCCTGACGGACGAGTGTTTTTGTTAGAAATTGTTGGATACTGGCGACCGGAATATTTGCAAAAGAAATTTTCTCAAGTTCGTCGCGCTCAATCCGAGAACTTGATTTTGGCAATTTCCGAGCGATTGAATTTAGAAAAAGCAGGTGTCAAAATGAATGACGTGCCAGCTAGGATTGTTTGGTTTAAGGATAAACTCTTGCCAAGAGATGTATTAAAGGCAATGGATTAA